From Zingiber officinale cultivar Zhangliang chromosome 5B, Zo_v1.1, whole genome shotgun sequence, the proteins below share one genomic window:
- the LOC121984747 gene encoding disease resistance protein RPM1-like produces MDPSFLIGRAILALAGEAITVIRTLLKDGQLMPFGDIASRMRRISSEFQHIQTFLSNVDVQKHNTVMEPWLQRAREIANNLEDAIDEFLYLTAVPKRSQISDLLAYRRVWGFHNRKTMILQRISSNLEQIEGDLAHLDAMKERYDIKNFLSKNGGCSDEPNTGRVRIDPSDLLEHSEDDKTIHRKEREILRGWLADGEPKRSLITVLGKRGVGKTTMVGEVYRSKALASRFDCKIWITLSKSCEMEELLTRILKKLSAKEEEIYNAFDLINLPYKVNNLLQETRYLLIIDDVLNLQLISDVQRLLIDNKQGSRIVITTCLVDVDKKVNDVKPMKLNKLNDQESFELFKRQTGLADELDFDASENLREILNYCQGLPVAIVAVARLWILTNKETAELKRIHCRLKQKPKSSNADDVNQVLSLCYEYLPGNLKNCFLYCSMFQLDNYIKGKKMIRLWVAENFVQDEDKQTKEEVAEEIFNELIYRSLLRVVEKNNDGSVRRCEMSNLFLKISLSAARKEQFSMVWNESEAPKLRDEARRLSVHDFTKNSVLFKMDFSRTRSLLIYKHNSSAFDELMRTISKEAKFMRVIDLENANIDRVPDGLTELYNLHYLGLRRTRVTQLPETIKKLQNLQTIDARYTRIVKLPKEITLLKNLLHLLASRLDDRSRREFHSIRHVKVPKGLQNLTRLQHLDLEADDESVWQLQNLTNIRVLIISKVRSVHCSQLRNSISQMPFLYKLSIAAYDENEVLNLREFGLFMKNLRVLYLQGKLVELELIDAPQTLLKDNYVQLSQTFISLGDNLRVLRLSWSRLQRDPLPALYQLQNLTVLYLQKAYDGVTLTFRNTWFPNLKELHLLHLPNLGKITIYQGSLSNLQLLFMEGLLQLMTIPIGIEFLESLQKLHFSECSPFFLNAITEQRSKVEHISDICYDDGIHGSRTLDIFPRTGGVIPDQQNLTKEEERSGLLHDQIEDEKSSLKVGAEVSLKSLNDADKIVGIGVVQTLDSNARVGGYEIGPNWAGIHLGTPMDNTEHLIRPYGSVKTLGDAKGSLIAWPCCLLSIHRNLREEDSP; encoded by the exons ATGGACCCAAGTTTTTTGATCGGAAGGGCTATTCTAGCATTAGCTGGGGAAGCTATAACTGTCATTAGAACACTTCTTAAAGATGGACAACTAATGCCATTTGGTGATATTGCGAGTCGGATGAGACGTATTAGCAGTGAGTTTCAGCATATACAGACATTTTTGAGTAATGTAGATGTGCAAAAACATAATACCGTCATGGAACCTTGGCTACAACGAGCAAGGGAGATCGCGAACAATTTGGAAGATGCCATCGATGAGTTTTTGTATCTCACTGCGGTGCCAAAGCGATCCCAAATTTCTGATCTCTTAGCTTACCGCCGAGTCTGGGGTTTTCATAACAGAAAGACTATGATCTTGCAGAGGATATCGTCTAATTTGGAACAAATAGAAGGCGACCTAGCTCATCTCGACGCAATGAAAGAACGATATGACATTAAGAATTTTTTATCCAAAAATGGTGGTTGTTCTGACGAACCAAACACCGGAAGAGTTCGTATCGATCCATCAGACTTGCTTGAGCATTCCGAGGATGACAAGACCATTCacagaaaagagagagagattcTGAGAGGGTGGTTAGCAGATGGAGAACCTAAACGCTCCTTGATAACAGTTCTAGGAAAGAGAGGCGTCGGCAAGACCACCATGGTTGGTGAGGTTTATAGAAGTAAGGCATTGGCCTCTCGTTTTGATTGcaaaatttggattactctttcAAAGTCTTGTGAAATGGAAGAATTACTGACAAGAATTCTTAAAAAATTGTCTGCAAAAGAAGAAGAGATTTATAATGCATTTGATCTGATTAATTTACCATACAAGGTTAATAACCTTCTGCAAGAGACACGTTACTTGCTTATTATTGATGACGTTCTGAATCTGCAACTAATTTCGGATGTTCAAAGATTGCTTATAGATAATAAGCAAGGAAGCAGGATAGTTATTACGACATGCTTAGTTGACGTGGATAAAAAAGTAAATGACGTTAAGCCAATGAAGCTCAACAAACTGAATGATCAGGAATCATTTGAGCTTTTCAAGAGACAGACAGGTTTGGCAGATGAACTTGATTTTGATGCTTCTGAGAATTTGAGGGAAATCTTAAATTACTGTCAAGGCCTGCCTGTGGCTATTGTGGCCGTTGCCAGGCTATGGATACTTACAAACAAAGAAACTGCGGAATTAAAACGTATTCACTGTAGACTCAAGCAGAAGCCCAAATCTAGCAATGCGGATGATGTGAACCAAGTCTTGAGTCTTTGTTACGAATATCTGCCGGGCAATTTGAAAAACTGCTTCTTGTATTGTAGTATGTTCCAGTTGGATAACTACATAAAGGGAAAAAAGATGATTCGACTTTGGGTAGCCGAAAACTTCGTCCAAGACGAGGACAAACAAACAAAAGAGGAAGTTGCAGAAGAAATCTTTAACGAACTCATCTACCGTTCCCTGCTGCGGGTGGTGGAGAAGAATAACGATGGAAGTGTGAGGAGATGTGAGATGAGTAATCTTTTCCTTAAAATAAGTCTTTCAGCGGCAAGAAAAGAACAATTTAGCATGGTGTGGAATGAATCAGAAGCACCGAAGTTGAGAGATGAAGCTCGTAGATTGTCAGTGCATGACTTCACCAAAAACAGCGTGTTGTTTAAGATGGATTTCTCTCGCACCAGGTCTTTACTTATATACAAGCACAATTCTTCTGCTTTCGATGAGTTAATGCGCACCATATCAAAAGAAGCAAAATTTATGAGGGTAATAGATCTAGAAAATGCAAACATCGACAGAGTTCCTGATGGACTGACAGAGCTATACAACCTGCACTATTTAGGCTTGAGGAGGACCAGGGTCACACAGCTTCCGGAGACCATAAAGAAGCTTCAGAATCTGCAAACGATTGATGCCCGTTATACTCGAATCGTGAAGCTGCCTAAAGAAATAACCCTATTGAAGAATCTGCTGCACTTGCTTGCTAGCAGACTGGACGACCGGAGCCGTCGAGAGTTTCATTCCATTAGACATGTGAAGGTTCCCAAGGGCCTACAGAATCTTACGAGACTGCAACACCTTGACCTCGAAGCTGATGATGAGTCCGTGTGGCAGCTTCAGAATCTGACGAACATCAGAGTGCTCATCATATCCAAGGTGAGATCAGTCCACTGCTCACAACTGCGCAACTCGATATCGCAGATGCCTTTCCTGTATAAGTTGTCCATTGCTGCCTACGACGAGAACGAGGTACTCAATTTGCGAGAATTCGGTCTCTTTATGAAGAATCTTCGTGTGCTCTATCTACAAGGCAAGCTGGTGGAATTAGAATTGATCGATGCTCCCCAAACATTACTCAAGGATAACTACGTGCAGCTGTCCCAAACTTTCATCTCTCTCGGTGACAATCTACGGGTGTTGCGTTTGAGTTGGAGTCGACTGCAGAGAGATCCTCTTCCTGCACTTTATCAACTTCAGAATTTGACTGTGCTCTATCTGCAGAAGGCATATGACGGCGTGACGCTAACCTTTCGCAACACCTGGTTCCCTAATCTCAAAGAACTTCATTTGCTTCATTTGCCAAACCTCGGAAAGATAACAATATATCAAGGGTCCTTGAGCAATTTGCAATTGTTATTCATGGAAGGCCTCTTGCAACTGATGACGATCCCAATAGGTATCGAATTCTTGGAGTCCCTCCAGAAGTTGCACTTTTCTGAGTGCAGCCCCTTCTTCCTCAATGCAATTACAGAACAGAGAAGCAAGGTAGAGCACATCTCTGATATCTGCTATGACGACGGCATTCATGGATCAAGGACATTGGACATCTTCCCCAGGACTGGTGGCGTGATACCAGATCAACAAAATCTCACAAAG GAAGAGGAAAGAAGTGGCCTTCTCCATGATCAAATTGAAGACGAAAAATCAAGTCTCAAG GTGGGAGCTGAAGTATCTCTGAAGAGTTTGAATGATGCAGATAAAATTGTGGGAATTGGAGTTGTTCAAACCCTTGATTCAAATGCTAGGGTGGGGGGATATGAGATAGGTCCTAATTGGGCAGGAATACACCTTGGAACTCCAATGGATAACACTGAGCACTTAATCAGACCTTATGGTAGCGTCAAGACTCTAGGAGATGCTAAGGGATCATTGATTGCTTGGCCTTGCTGTTTG CTTTCTATTCATCGAAATCTGAGGGAGGAGGATTCACCTTGA